CCCGGCCGGGGGGACGACACCCGCCAGTGGACCCCGCCCGAGTGGGGCGGGGAGAGCCCCACGTTCCTGTCGGCCAACCGCAACAAGCGCAGCGTGGCCGTCGACCTCGACACCGCCGAGGGCGTCGAGGTGGTGCGCCGGCTGGCCCGGCAGGCCGACGTCCTCGTCGAGACGTTCCGGCCCGGCTCCCTCGCCAAGCGGGGCCTCGGCTACGAGCAGCTCGAGCCCGAGCGCCCGGGGTTGATCTACTGCACCATCTCCGCCTACGGGGCCAGGGGACCGATGTCCGGCGCGCCGGGCTACGACCCCGTCCTGCAGGCGGCCACCGGGATCATGAGCATGACCGGTGAGCCCGACCGCTCCCCCGTGCGCTTGGGGATCGGCGCCATCGACCTCGGGTCCGGGCTGTGGGCGGTGGTCGGCATCCTCTCGGCCCTGGCCCGCCGGGCCGGGGACGGGCGGGGCTGCCGCCTGGAGGGGAGCCTGTACGAGACCGGGGTTTGGTGGATGTCGTACCACCTGGCCGGGTACCTGGCCTCGGGAGTGGTGCCGGAGCGGTCGGCCACGGGCACGCCGTTCATCGCCCCCTACGAGGTGTTCCCCACGGCCGAGGGTGAGCTGATGGTGGCCGCCGCCAACGACAACCTCTTCCGGTCGCTGGTCGGGGCGCTCGAGCTCCCGGACCTGGCCGGGGACCACCGCTTCACCACCAATCCGCTGCGGGTGGCGAACCGCGACGAGCTGCGGCGGCTGCTGCGGCCCCGCTTCGTCACCCGGTCGGCGGCGGAGTGGGAGAAGGTGCTGGCCGACGCCAACGTCCCCTGCAGCCGGGTGCGGACCGTGGCCGACGTGGTCGACGACGAGCAGACCGCCGAGCTGGGGCTGCTCACCGGCTTCCCCCATCCCGCCGTGCCCGATCTGCGGTTGGTCGACACCCCGGTGTCGGCCGACGGCGCCCGCGCCACCCACCGCCTGCCGCCACCCCTCCTGGGCCAGCACACCGACGCCGTGCTGGCCGAGCTGGGCTACACCGCCGCCGAGGTGGCCGCCCTCCGCCGTTCCGGGGCGGTGGCCTGAGAGGTCAGGCCGGCCCGAAGCGCGGGACCTTGCTCTGGCCCGCGGGCTGGAAGACGATCGTGACCGGGTCCCCAATGCCCAGGGTGTCGAGGTCGGCGCCCACGATGTTGGTGAGCACCCGCGGCCCCTCCTCCAGCTCGACGTAGGCCACGACGTAGGGGGCGTGCTCGGAATACGGGCCCATGCCCCGGTGGCTCACGGTGAAGCTGTAGACCGTGCCCCGGCCGCTGGCGGGCACCCACTCCACCCCCTTCGGGGAGTGGCACTGCGGGCAGAACGAGCGCGGGTACCAGATGAACGTGGCACAGCCGCGGCAACGGGGCAGCACCAGGCGGTCCTCGGCCGCCGCCTCCCAGAACGGGGCGTCCTCCGGGGTCGGGTCGGGACCGAAGGCGGGCAGCTCGGCGACGGTGGTCACGCGTCCTCCCTTCCGAGGATCAGCGTGGCGCTGCCCATGCGCGTGCCGAGCGAGCCCCCGGTGCCGTGGACCAGGGCGATCTCGCAGTCCGGCACCTGCACCGGAGGGTGGGCCTCGCCGCGCAGCTGGCGCACCGCCTCGATGATCTTGGTCATGCCCCCGCGGTTGGCGGGGTGGTTGTTGCAGAGACCGCCGCCGTCGGTGTTGAACGGCAACTTGCCGTACGGCGCAACCAGCGCGCCGTCCGACACGAAGCGACCACCTTCGCCCTTGGCGCAGAAACCGAGGTCCTCGATCGTCTCGACGACGGTGATCGTGAACGAGTCGTAGATCGAGGCGTAGTCGACGTCCCCGACCGCCACTCCCGCCTCGTCCAGGGCACGGGGCCCCGACCAGACGGCGCCGCTGTAGGTGAGGTCGATGCGGCCGTTGTCGGTGTGCTTGGGCGCCTCCCCGTGGCCCAGCACCTTGGC
This is a stretch of genomic DNA from Acidimicrobiales bacterium. It encodes these proteins:
- a CDS encoding CoA transferase codes for the protein PGRGDDTRQWTPPEWGGESPTFLSANRNKRSVAVDLDTAEGVEVVRRLARQADVLVETFRPGSLAKRGLGYEQLEPERPGLIYCTISAYGARGPMSGAPGYDPVLQAATGIMSMTGEPDRSPVRLGIGAIDLGSGLWAVVGILSALARRAGDGRGCRLEGSLYETGVWWMSYHLAGYLASGVVPERSATGTPFIAPYEVFPTAEGELMVAAANDNLFRSLVGALELPDLAGDHRFTTNPLRVANRDELRRLLRPRFVTRSAAEWEKVLADANVPCSRVRTVADVVDDEQTAELGLLTGFPHPAVPDLRLVDTPVSADGARATHRLPPPLLGQHTDAVLAELGYTAAEVAALRRSGAVA
- a CDS encoding Zn-ribbon domain-containing OB-fold protein, producing MTTVAELPAFGPDPTPEDAPFWEAAAEDRLVLPRCRGCATFIWYPRSFCPQCHSPKGVEWVPASGRGTVYSFTVSHRGMGPYSEHAPYVVAYVELEEGPRVLTNIVGADLDTLGIGDPVTIVFQPAGQSKVPRFGPA